In one window of Oxyura jamaicensis isolate SHBP4307 breed ruddy duck chromosome 2 unlocalized genomic scaffold, BPBGC_Ojam_1.0 oxy2_random_OJ93104, whole genome shotgun sequence DNA:
- the LOC118157042 gene encoding syntabulin-like isoform X2 — MAAQHRRLSGCARGPDAAVKVENPKEKLTRHSGRYGSEADFSSSSSTGSISVPEVRMPAAGNKRFSFSRNRGPYGRSSGSSSYKSGASPPALREKDLLSTLCRNQQNPVSIQQLYGASPPSSNSGSNKGSDSSPIMRRSGRYMSCGESRGIKPLNPEQYLTPLQQKEVTVRHLKTKLKESESKLKERETEIEELKTQLERMREEWIVEECCRVKAQLALKEAKKEIKQLKQVIETMKNNLADKDKGIQKYFIDINIQNKKLESLLHSMEMAHSDSLSDEYVSDSPGKPLALYLKTPDSLITEDQASEEMGDNEAFRSEDTEDTNNTSNESESFKSSTTASSGVSDPSSSSLVVDQETHENVSDEKPSSSEKEEGSSNMTVEQCIQTDGPCGLNVEWFIQNIFIPPDSSPSPPSSVKQLSEFSSGTYTVDSGMVDFTPVSPDSYIFLPSVESPHRNMDCEVNENRVMKELDFTEPRDEEFGYVNTCSQTGIMKKHWHSSLLVDLLAVAAPIVPTVMWAFSTQRGGVDPMYNIGTLLRGCCLVALHSLRRTPFNIKT, encoded by the exons ATGGCTGCTCAACATAG AAGACtctcaggttgtgccaggggcCCAGATGCTGCGGTGAAAGTGGAGAATCCAAAAGAGAAGTTGACAAGACACAGCGGAAGATATG ggaGTGAAGCTGATTTTAGCTCTTCAAGCAGTACGGGCAGTATTTCAGTTCCTGAAGTCCGTATGCCTGCTGCTGGaaacaaaagattttctttttctcgcAA TCGTGGCCCGTATGGTCGGAGTAGTGGATCGTCATCCTACAAGTCTGGAGCCAGCCCACCTGCTCTCCGCGAAAAGGACCTATTGTCTACGCTgtgcagaaatcagcagaatCCTGTTAGCATCCAACAGCTTTATGGGGCTTCTCCCCCTAGCAGTAACTCAGGAAGTAACAAAGGAAGTGACAGCAGCCCAATAATGAG gcGATCAGGGAGATACATGTCTTGTGGTGAGAGCCGTGGCATTAAGCCACTAAATCCAGAGCAGTATTTGACTCCTCTCCAGCAGAAAGAAGTCACAGTACGACAtctaaaaacaaagctgaaggaATCTGAGAGCAAGCTTAAAGAAAG GGAGACAGAAATAGAAGAGCTGAAAACTCAGCTGGAACGCATGAGGGAAGAGTGGATTGTAGAGGAGTGTTGCCGTGTGAAGGCACAGCTGGCcttaaaggaagcaaaaaaggaaattaaacaacTCAAGCAGGTTATTGAAACCATGAAGAACAACTTGGCAGATAAAGACAAAggcattcagaaatatttcatagacATAAACATTCAAAACAAGAAACTGGAATCTTTGCTGCACAGCATGGAGATGGCTCACAGCGACTCTCTGAGCGATGAGTATGTGTCTGACTCCCCAGGGAAGCCGTTAGCGCTGTACCTCAAGACACCAGACAGCCTTATTACAGAGGACCAGGCTTCGGAGGAGATGGGCGATAACGAGGCGTTTAGGAGCGAGGACACTGAGGACACAAATAACACAAGTAACGAGAGCGAGTCATTTAAGAGTTCAACCACTGCAAGTTCTGGAGTGAGCGATCCGTCTTCCTCCAGTTTGGTAGTGGATCAAGAGacacatgaaaatgtttctgatgaAAAACCGTCTTCTTCTGAGAAagaggagggaagcagcaaCATGACAGTGGAACAGTGCATTCAGACCGATGGGCCATGTGGCCTAAATGTGGAGTGGTTCATTCAAAATATCTTCATACCTCCAGATTCCTCTCCTAGCCCACCTTCCTCAGTGAAGCAACTGAGTGAGTTTTCTTCTGGAACCTACACTGTGGATTCTGGTATGGTGGACTTCACTCCAGTCAGTCCAGACTCTTACATCTTTTTGCCTTCTGTGGAGTCTCCACACAGAAACATGGATTGTGAAGTTAACGAGAACCGGGTCATGAAAGAACTGGATTTTACAGAGCCGCGTGATGAAGAGTTTGGGTATGTGAATACTTGCTCTCAGACAGGAATAATGAagaagcactggcacagcagCCTCCTTGTAGATCTCCTGGCGGTAGCAGCCCCCATCGTACCGACTGTCATGTGGGCCTTCAGCACTCAGAGAGGAGGAGTAGACCCCATGTACAATATCGGAACACTGCTTCGTGGGTGCTGCCTGGTGGCCCTGCACTCACTGCGTCGTACACCCTTCAACATCAAAACCTAA
- the LOC118157042 gene encoding syntabulin-like isoform X3 yields the protein MAAQHRLSGCARGPDAAVKVENPKEKLTRHSGRYGSEADFSSSSSTGSISVPEVRMPAAGNKRFSFSRNRGPYGRSSGSSSYKSGASPPALREKDLLSTLCRNQQNPVSIQQLYGASPPSSNSGSNKGSDSSPIMRRSGRYMSCGESRGIKPLNPEQYLTPLQQKEVTVRHLKTKLKESESKLKERETEIEELKTQLERMREEWIVEECCRVKAQLALKEAKKEIKQLKQVIETMKNNLADKDKGIQKYFIDINIQNKKLESLLHSMEMAHSDSLSDEYVSDSPGKPLALYLKTPDSLITEDQASEEMGDNEAFRSEDTEDTNNTSNESESFKSSTTASSGVSDPSSSSLVVDQETHENVSDEKPSSSEKEEGSSNMTVEQCIQTDGPCGLNVEWFIQNIFIPPDSSPSPPSSVKQLSEFSSGTYTVDSGMVDFTPVSPDSYIFLPSVESPHRNMDCEVNENRVMKELDFTEPRDEEFGYVNTCSQTGIMKKHWHSSLLVDLLAVAAPIVPTVMWAFSTQRGGVDPMYNIGTLLRGCCLVALHSLRRTPFNIKT from the exons ATGGCTGCTCAACATAG ACtctcaggttgtgccaggggcCCAGATGCTGCGGTGAAAGTGGAGAATCCAAAAGAGAAGTTGACAAGACACAGCGGAAGATATG ggaGTGAAGCTGATTTTAGCTCTTCAAGCAGTACGGGCAGTATTTCAGTTCCTGAAGTCCGTATGCCTGCTGCTGGaaacaaaagattttctttttctcgcAA TCGTGGCCCGTATGGTCGGAGTAGTGGATCGTCATCCTACAAGTCTGGAGCCAGCCCACCTGCTCTCCGCGAAAAGGACCTATTGTCTACGCTgtgcagaaatcagcagaatCCTGTTAGCATCCAACAGCTTTATGGGGCTTCTCCCCCTAGCAGTAACTCAGGAAGTAACAAAGGAAGTGACAGCAGCCCAATAATGAG gcGATCAGGGAGATACATGTCTTGTGGTGAGAGCCGTGGCATTAAGCCACTAAATCCAGAGCAGTATTTGACTCCTCTCCAGCAGAAAGAAGTCACAGTACGACAtctaaaaacaaagctgaaggaATCTGAGAGCAAGCTTAAAGAAAG GGAGACAGAAATAGAAGAGCTGAAAACTCAGCTGGAACGCATGAGGGAAGAGTGGATTGTAGAGGAGTGTTGCCGTGTGAAGGCACAGCTGGCcttaaaggaagcaaaaaaggaaattaaacaacTCAAGCAGGTTATTGAAACCATGAAGAACAACTTGGCAGATAAAGACAAAggcattcagaaatatttcatagacATAAACATTCAAAACAAGAAACTGGAATCTTTGCTGCACAGCATGGAGATGGCTCACAGCGACTCTCTGAGCGATGAGTATGTGTCTGACTCCCCAGGGAAGCCGTTAGCGCTGTACCTCAAGACACCAGACAGCCTTATTACAGAGGACCAGGCTTCGGAGGAGATGGGCGATAACGAGGCGTTTAGGAGCGAGGACACTGAGGACACAAATAACACAAGTAACGAGAGCGAGTCATTTAAGAGTTCAACCACTGCAAGTTCTGGAGTGAGCGATCCGTCTTCCTCCAGTTTGGTAGTGGATCAAGAGacacatgaaaatgtttctgatgaAAAACCGTCTTCTTCTGAGAAagaggagggaagcagcaaCATGACAGTGGAACAGTGCATTCAGACCGATGGGCCATGTGGCCTAAATGTGGAGTGGTTCATTCAAAATATCTTCATACCTCCAGATTCCTCTCCTAGCCCACCTTCCTCAGTGAAGCAACTGAGTGAGTTTTCTTCTGGAACCTACACTGTGGATTCTGGTATGGTGGACTTCACTCCAGTCAGTCCAGACTCTTACATCTTTTTGCCTTCTGTGGAGTCTCCACACAGAAACATGGATTGTGAAGTTAACGAGAACCGGGTCATGAAAGAACTGGATTTTACAGAGCCGCGTGATGAAGAGTTTGGGTATGTGAATACTTGCTCTCAGACAGGAATAATGAagaagcactggcacagcagCCTCCTTGTAGATCTCCTGGCGGTAGCAGCCCCCATCGTACCGACTGTCATGTGGGCCTTCAGCACTCAGAGAGGAGGAGTAGACCCCATGTACAATATCGGAACACTGCTTCGTGGGTGCTGCCTGGTGGCCCTGCACTCACTGCGTCGTACACCCTTCAACATCAAAACCTAA
- the LOC118157042 gene encoding syntabulin-like isoform X1 produces MKAISGCVVDSQDVYLSLFRRLSGCARGPDAAVKVENPKEKLTRHSGRYGSEADFSSSSSTGSISVPEVRMPAAGNKRFSFSRNRGPYGRSSGSSSYKSGASPPALREKDLLSTLCRNQQNPVSIQQLYGASPPSSNSGSNKGSDSSPIMRRSGRYMSCGESRGIKPLNPEQYLTPLQQKEVTVRHLKTKLKESESKLKERETEIEELKTQLERMREEWIVEECCRVKAQLALKEAKKEIKQLKQVIETMKNNLADKDKGIQKYFIDINIQNKKLESLLHSMEMAHSDSLSDEYVSDSPGKPLALYLKTPDSLITEDQASEEMGDNEAFRSEDTEDTNNTSNESESFKSSTTASSGVSDPSSSSLVVDQETHENVSDEKPSSSEKEEGSSNMTVEQCIQTDGPCGLNVEWFIQNIFIPPDSSPSPPSSVKQLSEFSSGTYTVDSGMVDFTPVSPDSYIFLPSVESPHRNMDCEVNENRVMKELDFTEPRDEEFGYVNTCSQTGIMKKHWHSSLLVDLLAVAAPIVPTVMWAFSTQRGGVDPMYNIGTLLRGCCLVALHSLRRTPFNIKT; encoded by the exons ATGAAAGCAATTAGTGGTTGCGTTGTGGACTCTCAGGATGTGTATCTCTCACTGTTCAGAAGACtctcaggttgtgccaggggcCCAGATGCTGCGGTGAAAGTGGAGAATCCAAAAGAGAAGTTGACAAGACACAGCGGAAGATATG ggaGTGAAGCTGATTTTAGCTCTTCAAGCAGTACGGGCAGTATTTCAGTTCCTGAAGTCCGTATGCCTGCTGCTGGaaacaaaagattttctttttctcgcAA TCGTGGCCCGTATGGTCGGAGTAGTGGATCGTCATCCTACAAGTCTGGAGCCAGCCCACCTGCTCTCCGCGAAAAGGACCTATTGTCTACGCTgtgcagaaatcagcagaatCCTGTTAGCATCCAACAGCTTTATGGGGCTTCTCCCCCTAGCAGTAACTCAGGAAGTAACAAAGGAAGTGACAGCAGCCCAATAATGAG gcGATCAGGGAGATACATGTCTTGTGGTGAGAGCCGTGGCATTAAGCCACTAAATCCAGAGCAGTATTTGACTCCTCTCCAGCAGAAAGAAGTCACAGTACGACAtctaaaaacaaagctgaaggaATCTGAGAGCAAGCTTAAAGAAAG GGAGACAGAAATAGAAGAGCTGAAAACTCAGCTGGAACGCATGAGGGAAGAGTGGATTGTAGAGGAGTGTTGCCGTGTGAAGGCACAGCTGGCcttaaaggaagcaaaaaaggaaattaaacaacTCAAGCAGGTTATTGAAACCATGAAGAACAACTTGGCAGATAAAGACAAAggcattcagaaatatttcatagacATAAACATTCAAAACAAGAAACTGGAATCTTTGCTGCACAGCATGGAGATGGCTCACAGCGACTCTCTGAGCGATGAGTATGTGTCTGACTCCCCAGGGAAGCCGTTAGCGCTGTACCTCAAGACACCAGACAGCCTTATTACAGAGGACCAGGCTTCGGAGGAGATGGGCGATAACGAGGCGTTTAGGAGCGAGGACACTGAGGACACAAATAACACAAGTAACGAGAGCGAGTCATTTAAGAGTTCAACCACTGCAAGTTCTGGAGTGAGCGATCCGTCTTCCTCCAGTTTGGTAGTGGATCAAGAGacacatgaaaatgtttctgatgaAAAACCGTCTTCTTCTGAGAAagaggagggaagcagcaaCATGACAGTGGAACAGTGCATTCAGACCGATGGGCCATGTGGCCTAAATGTGGAGTGGTTCATTCAAAATATCTTCATACCTCCAGATTCCTCTCCTAGCCCACCTTCCTCAGTGAAGCAACTGAGTGAGTTTTCTTCTGGAACCTACACTGTGGATTCTGGTATGGTGGACTTCACTCCAGTCAGTCCAGACTCTTACATCTTTTTGCCTTCTGTGGAGTCTCCACACAGAAACATGGATTGTGAAGTTAACGAGAACCGGGTCATGAAAGAACTGGATTTTACAGAGCCGCGTGATGAAGAGTTTGGGTATGTGAATACTTGCTCTCAGACAGGAATAATGAagaagcactggcacagcagCCTCCTTGTAGATCTCCTGGCGGTAGCAGCCCCCATCGTACCGACTGTCATGTGGGCCTTCAGCACTCAGAGAGGAGGAGTAGACCCCATGTACAATATCGGAACACTGCTTCGTGGGTGCTGCCTGGTGGCCCTGCACTCACTGCGTCGTACACCCTTCAACATCAAAACCTAA
- the LOC118157042 gene encoding syntabulin-like isoform X4, with translation MSRNLFLGSPCARKASESNNVKLTGSEADFSSSSSTGSISVPEVRMPAAGNKRFSFSRNRGPYGRSSGSSSYKSGASPPALREKDLLSTLCRNQQNPVSIQQLYGASPPSSNSGSNKGSDSSPIMRRSGRYMSCGESRGIKPLNPEQYLTPLQQKEVTVRHLKTKLKESESKLKERETEIEELKTQLERMREEWIVEECCRVKAQLALKEAKKEIKQLKQVIETMKNNLADKDKGIQKYFIDINIQNKKLESLLHSMEMAHSDSLSDEYVSDSPGKPLALYLKTPDSLITEDQASEEMGDNEAFRSEDTEDTNNTSNESESFKSSTTASSGVSDPSSSSLVVDQETHENVSDEKPSSSEKEEGSSNMTVEQCIQTDGPCGLNVEWFIQNIFIPPDSSPSPPSSVKQLSEFSSGTYTVDSGMVDFTPVSPDSYIFLPSVESPHRNMDCEVNENRVMKELDFTEPRDEEFGYVNTCSQTGIMKKHWHSSLLVDLLAVAAPIVPTVMWAFSTQRGGVDPMYNIGTLLRGCCLVALHSLRRTPFNIKT, from the exons ggaGTGAAGCTGATTTTAGCTCTTCAAGCAGTACGGGCAGTATTTCAGTTCCTGAAGTCCGTATGCCTGCTGCTGGaaacaaaagattttctttttctcgcAA TCGTGGCCCGTATGGTCGGAGTAGTGGATCGTCATCCTACAAGTCTGGAGCCAGCCCACCTGCTCTCCGCGAAAAGGACCTATTGTCTACGCTgtgcagaaatcagcagaatCCTGTTAGCATCCAACAGCTTTATGGGGCTTCTCCCCCTAGCAGTAACTCAGGAAGTAACAAAGGAAGTGACAGCAGCCCAATAATGAG gcGATCAGGGAGATACATGTCTTGTGGTGAGAGCCGTGGCATTAAGCCACTAAATCCAGAGCAGTATTTGACTCCTCTCCAGCAGAAAGAAGTCACAGTACGACAtctaaaaacaaagctgaaggaATCTGAGAGCAAGCTTAAAGAAAG GGAGACAGAAATAGAAGAGCTGAAAACTCAGCTGGAACGCATGAGGGAAGAGTGGATTGTAGAGGAGTGTTGCCGTGTGAAGGCACAGCTGGCcttaaaggaagcaaaaaaggaaattaaacaacTCAAGCAGGTTATTGAAACCATGAAGAACAACTTGGCAGATAAAGACAAAggcattcagaaatatttcatagacATAAACATTCAAAACAAGAAACTGGAATCTTTGCTGCACAGCATGGAGATGGCTCACAGCGACTCTCTGAGCGATGAGTATGTGTCTGACTCCCCAGGGAAGCCGTTAGCGCTGTACCTCAAGACACCAGACAGCCTTATTACAGAGGACCAGGCTTCGGAGGAGATGGGCGATAACGAGGCGTTTAGGAGCGAGGACACTGAGGACACAAATAACACAAGTAACGAGAGCGAGTCATTTAAGAGTTCAACCACTGCAAGTTCTGGAGTGAGCGATCCGTCTTCCTCCAGTTTGGTAGTGGATCAAGAGacacatgaaaatgtttctgatgaAAAACCGTCTTCTTCTGAGAAagaggagggaagcagcaaCATGACAGTGGAACAGTGCATTCAGACCGATGGGCCATGTGGCCTAAATGTGGAGTGGTTCATTCAAAATATCTTCATACCTCCAGATTCCTCTCCTAGCCCACCTTCCTCAGTGAAGCAACTGAGTGAGTTTTCTTCTGGAACCTACACTGTGGATTCTGGTATGGTGGACTTCACTCCAGTCAGTCCAGACTCTTACATCTTTTTGCCTTCTGTGGAGTCTCCACACAGAAACATGGATTGTGAAGTTAACGAGAACCGGGTCATGAAAGAACTGGATTTTACAGAGCCGCGTGATGAAGAGTTTGGGTATGTGAATACTTGCTCTCAGACAGGAATAATGAagaagcactggcacagcagCCTCCTTGTAGATCTCCTGGCGGTAGCAGCCCCCATCGTACCGACTGTCATGTGGGCCTTCAGCACTCAGAGAGGAGGAGTAGACCCCATGTACAATATCGGAACACTGCTTCGTGGGTGCTGCCTGGTGGCCCTGCACTCACTGCGTCGTACACCCTTCAACATCAAAACCTAA